The region GGATCTGGCACGGCTGTCGGCTGGCGAATTGACCCCGCACCGAGCGGCCGTGCTGGACAGCCTCACCAGTCTGTGTTGGGAAGCGGACCCCGCGACAGCCAGAAGAGTCCTCGGCCTGCCACCGGGGTTGGCGGACTTGGTTGCGCTCAATGCTGGCCTGCGGGGTGGCCCTACGGCGCCGGCGGCCACGATTTACACCGGTGTCCTCTTCGCGGCGTTGGACCTGCCGAGCCTGCATGGTGCGGAACTGCGCGCCGCGAACAGCCGCATCGCGATCATGTCGGGTTTGTTCGGGATGGTCACGCCAACAGATCGCATCTGCGCGTACCGGCTGTCGGCCGACGTCAACCTGCCCGGAATCGGCAACGTCGCGTCGTCCTGGCGGTCCGCACTGGATCCGGTATTCCGCGCACGAATCGGACGTGGGCTTTTGATTGACATGCGTTCGGCTGCGTACGTGAAGATGTGGCCCGTTCCGGCTGATCTGCAACGGCGTTGCCTGACCGTCAAAATCTGGCAACGCGGTTCCAGTGGAGCCAAGACCGCCGTCAGCCACCACAACAAAGCCGCCAAGGGTGAACTCGCACGGCTGCTGGCTACGGCTCTGCCGGCACCCACGACGCCAGCCAAGCTCTTGGCGCTGTGCATAGCAAACGGTTGGGATGTCGAAGTACCCCTCGATCACCCCAACCGTCTAGATGTGACTGTCGCCTGAGGCGATCGTCACATTCGGGTTCTGCACGTACATCGCCGTGATGGGTAATGCGCGACCAGGTGGACAATGACCGTGTGCCCACCTCGTTGTCCGCGGACCAACCAACCCGCCCTCCCGCGATCGGAGAGTCCGTCGAGTTGACGGTGGAGTCTGCCGTTGCCGGCGGTCTGTGCCTCGGCCGCAGCGACGGCCGAGTCGTTTTTGTGCGAGGTGCCCTGCCAGGTGAGGCCGTTCGCGCGCGGGTCGTGGGCCACGGGAAGGCCGGCGCGTTCCTGCGGGCCGAGGTCACCGATGTCTTGACGGCATCACCAGCCCGGGTCACCCCACCCTGCCCAGTTGCCGGTGAGTGCGGTGGCTGCGACTGGCAGCACGCGGACCTTCCCGAGCAGCGGGCGATTAAGGCCGCGGTCATCGTTGATGCGATGCGCCGCATCGGTGGAATCGACCGCATTGGCGACGTCGAACTCACTGACGCCGTCAATGTCCAACCACCCGACAACGGCAACGGGCTCGACTGGCGGACCCGCATGCGGTTTGCGACCGATGACGCTGGGGTACTTGGACTGCGTGCCGCGAATTCGCGCAGGGTGATTGCCGCG is a window of Candidatus Nanopelagicales bacterium DNA encoding:
- the yaaA gene encoding peroxide stress protein YaaA, which encodes MLILLPPSEGKTAPKRGRSLDLARLSAGELTPHRAAVLDSLTSLCWEADPATARRVLGLPPGLADLVALNAGLRGGPTAPAATIYTGVLFAALDLPSLHGAELRAANSRIAIMSGLFGMVTPTDRICAYRLSADVNLPGIGNVASSWRSALDPVFRARIGRGLLIDMRSAAYVKMWPVPADLQRRCLTVKIWQRGSSGAKTAVSHHNKAAKGELARLLATALPAPTTPAKLLALCIANGWDVEVPLDHPNRLDVTVA